In Armatimonadota bacterium, the following are encoded in one genomic region:
- the gyrB gene encoding DNA topoisomerase (ATP-hydrolyzing) subunit B: MAANSEQAPLSFPDEPGEEQVYELSVGESVEQASSVVEGEYTAEQLTVLQGLEAVRVRPAMYIGDVFTKGLHHLFVEVTDNAVDEAMAGHCDTIDVVLHEDNSLSVQDNGRGIPVEIHPDTGRPGVEVVMTMLHAGGKFGSGGYRFSGGLHGVGVSVVNALSEWLEVEVARDGWLHHQRFERGVPVKDLEKVKKVNYRGTKVRWLADHEIFGEFKYEYHFFTQRLRELAYLNPSTRFHFSNEVTGETFEFFYKRGIAELVEFLNESKDPIHKPIYFRNAREDTEVEVALQYHAGYQATIFTYANNIHTHEGGTHLSGFKTAMTRVMNQYARKAGLLKEKDANFTGDDVLEGLTSVVAVKLLNPQFEGQTKSKLGNLEMQGLVNSIVGEGFTQFLEENPSIARKIIDKAVTAQRVREAARKQAELVRRQSALEGGSLPGKLYDCTERDPSKSELFLVEGESAGGSAKGGRDRRTQAILTLKGKVLNVEKARLDKALENAEIRALIASLGTGIAMNGQADNNGGEAASKFDLSKLRYHRIILMTDADVDGQHIRTLLLTLFFRYMRPLIDEGHIYIAKPPLFRIRVGKNEQFYAQDEEERDRILKDVKTKNIAVTRFKGLGEMDADDLAETTMDPTKRAIVKVTLEDGIEADRLFSLLMGDKVEPRRAFIEKHATEVTEVDWHY; this comes from the coding sequence ATGGCCGCCAATAGCGAACAAGCCCCACTGTCGTTCCCCGATGAGCCCGGCGAAGAGCAAGTTTACGAACTTTCGGTAGGCGAGAGCGTCGAACAGGCCTCTTCGGTCGTCGAGGGCGAATACACTGCTGAACAACTGACCGTTCTCCAAGGGTTGGAGGCCGTTCGAGTGCGGCCCGCAATGTATATCGGCGACGTCTTTACCAAGGGTCTTCACCATCTCTTTGTAGAGGTAACCGACAACGCGGTGGACGAGGCGATGGCCGGCCACTGCGACACGATCGACGTGGTCCTGCACGAGGACAATTCCCTCTCCGTTCAGGATAACGGTCGCGGCATTCCGGTCGAAATCCATCCCGACACTGGCCGCCCAGGCGTCGAAGTCGTGATGACGATGCTGCACGCTGGCGGCAAGTTCGGCAGCGGCGGCTATCGGTTTTCGGGCGGCTTGCACGGCGTCGGCGTTTCGGTGGTCAATGCCCTTTCGGAGTGGTTAGAGGTGGAGGTCGCGCGCGATGGATGGCTCCATCATCAGCGGTTTGAGCGCGGCGTTCCGGTCAAGGATCTAGAGAAGGTCAAGAAGGTTAATTACCGGGGCACCAAGGTTCGCTGGCTGGCCGATCATGAGATTTTTGGCGAGTTCAAGTATGAATATCACTTCTTCACGCAACGGCTGAGGGAGCTGGCTTACCTCAACCCTTCCACTCGGTTTCATTTTTCAAATGAAGTTACGGGCGAGACTTTCGAGTTCTTCTACAAGCGCGGCATCGCGGAGTTGGTCGAGTTCCTGAACGAGAGCAAGGACCCCATTCACAAGCCGATCTACTTCCGAAACGCGAGAGAGGACACCGAGGTCGAAGTAGCTCTCCAATATCACGCCGGATACCAGGCTACGATCTTCACCTACGCGAACAACATTCACACGCACGAAGGCGGCACTCACCTCTCAGGATTCAAGACGGCGATGACTCGCGTTATGAACCAGTATGCGCGCAAAGCGGGCTTGCTTAAGGAAAAGGACGCGAACTTCACCGGCGACGACGTTTTGGAGGGATTGACCTCGGTTGTGGCGGTGAAACTGTTAAACCCGCAGTTTGAGGGGCAGACCAAGTCCAAGCTGGGCAACCTTGAGATGCAGGGTTTGGTGAACTCGATCGTAGGCGAGGGATTTACGCAGTTTTTGGAAGAGAATCCGTCGATCGCCCGCAAGATAATCGACAAGGCGGTAACCGCTCAACGAGTGCGAGAGGCCGCGCGCAAGCAGGCGGAGCTTGTGCGCCGTCAAAGCGCTCTGGAGGGCGGCTCCCTGCCCGGCAAGCTTTATGACTGCACAGAGCGCGACCCCAGCAAGAGCGAACTGTTTCTCGTCGAAGGCGAATCGGCAGGCGGTTCGGCCAAGGGCGGTCGAGATCGCCGGACGCAAGCCATCCTGACGCTTAAGGGCAAGGTGCTGAACGTCGAGAAGGCGCGGCTGGACAAAGCGCTGGAGAATGCGGAAATCCGCGCCTTGATCGCCTCTCTAGGCACTGGGATCGCGATGAACGGGCAAGCGGACAACAACGGCGGCGAGGCGGCCAGCAAGTTCGATTTGAGCAAGCTCCGTTATCACCGGATCATCCTGATGACCGATGCCGACGTGGACGGGCAGCACATTCGGACATTGTTGCTGACCCTTTTCTTTCGATATATGCGTCCGCTGATCGATGAGGGGCACATTTACATTGCCAAGCCGCCGCTCTTTCGCATTCGCGTGGGCAAGAACGAGCAGTTCTATGCTCAAGATGAAGAAGAGCGAGACCGCATTCTAAAGGACGTTAAGACCAAGAACATCGCAGTAACGCGCTTTAAGGGCTTGGGCGAAATGGACGCCGACGACCTGGCCGAGACGACCATGGACCCAACGAAGCGGGCCATTGTAAAGGTTACGCTCGAAGACGGCATCGAGGCCGACCGACTCTTTAGCCTTTTGATGGGCGACAAGGTCGAACCGCGGAGAGCGTTTATAGAGAAGCACGCCACCGAAGTTACCGAAGTTGACTGGCATTATTAG
- a CDS encoding TlpA family protein disulfide reductase, giving the protein MIKKLTLAIGIAVLSTLALTTAQNRGPIAVGTAAPEFSLKDLEGKVVSDKQLGGKVVVLDFWATWCGPCKQTLPHTQALSVSPEAKSGQLAVIAVNLREDRQKVAGFMKQNGYSFRVALDEKGSVGQAYNVSGIPAFVVIDRKGKVAFSTSGLGEAKKKEMDQVIRTSLAQRR; this is encoded by the coding sequence ATGATCAAGAAGCTTACTTTGGCTATCGGCATTGCCGTCTTGTCGACTCTTGCTCTGACGACCGCTCAGAATCGCGGTCCGATCGCAGTCGGCACGGCAGCGCCTGAGTTCTCGCTGAAAGACCTGGAAGGAAAGGTCGTGTCGGACAAGCAGTTGGGCGGCAAGGTCGTCGTGCTCGACTTTTGGGCCACTTGGTGCGGGCCGTGCAAGCAGACCCTTCCTCATACGCAAGCTTTGTCCGTCTCCCCTGAGGCCAAGTCGGGCCAGTTGGCCGTCATTGCTGTGAATCTGAGGGAAGACCGTCAGAAGGTCGCCGGCTTTATGAAGCAAAACGGTTATTCGTTCCGAGTGGCGCTCGATGAGAAGGGCTCGGTCGGACAGGCTTACAACGTCAGCGGCATTCCCGCGTTCGTGGTCATTGATCGAAAGGGCAAAGTGGCCTTCTCGACTTCGGGGCTGGGCGAAGCCAAAAAGAAGGAGATGGACCAAGTCATCCGAACGTCGTTGGCGCAGCGCCGTTAG
- a CDS encoding response regulator — MPRSVLIVDDVKYMRDRLREILSELGVQVVGEAENGAIGVELYQTLHPDAVFMDIAMPEMNGLEALERIKQADPMAKTLVCSASGNKEVVMEAIRLGAADFIAKPFQPDRVLQGLRRVFPEL; from the coding sequence ATGCCGCGAAGCGTTCTAATAGTCGATGACGTCAAGTACATGCGAGATCGTCTTCGCGAGATCCTGTCCGAACTGGGAGTTCAAGTGGTCGGGGAGGCCGAGAACGGGGCGATCGGCGTCGAGCTCTACCAGACGCTTCACCCAGATGCGGTCTTTATGGACATCGCGATGCCCGAAATGAACGGCCTGGAAGCGCTCGAACGGATCAAGCAGGCCGATCCAATGGCCAAAACCCTGGTTTGCTCCGCATCGGGAAACAAGGAAGTTGTGATGGAAGCCATCAGGCTGGGAGCGGCCGACTTTATCGCCAAACCGTTCCAGCCCGATCGCGTTTTACAAGGTCTGCGCAGGGTTTTCCCCGAACTCTAA
- a CDS encoding YifB family Mg chelatase-like AAA ATPase: MLAIVQSAALQGIDAYLVTVEVDIQPGAPQITIVGLPDAAVQESRERVKTAIQNVELSYPWKRLTINLAPADVRKEGPSFDLPIAVGLLAASSQAPLESLEGCLFSGELSLDGTLRPINGALSMALMAKEMGFRRMIVPKENAEEAAVVREVSAYGAGDLRDVVRILHDFSSESPAYADLDAILSKLPEYPVDFDELKGQPEARRAAEIAAAGGHNMLMIGPPGSGKTMIARRMPTILPSMTLEEALETTRIYSAGGVLKAKGGLMTDRPFRSPHHTTSYAAVIGGGASPRPGEVSLAHNGALFLDELPEFKRDVLEALRQPLEDGLVSIARVQASATYPARFMLLAAMNPCPCGYYGDARKACSCSPFTIRKYLQRISGPLLDRIDIHIEVPRLNEDHLLGQATGEGSEAIRDRVERARALQLERFKNENAFCNAQMNGRMLRAHCQLDAESRDQLKDLTRAMGFSARALDRLLKVARTIADLSGDPGIRIEHLMESAQYRTLDRKYFLE; this comes from the coding sequence ATGCTCGCAATCGTCCAGTCCGCCGCGCTTCAAGGCATCGATGCCTATCTGGTTACCGTCGAGGTGGACATCCAGCCCGGCGCTCCACAGATCACCATCGTCGGCCTGCCGGACGCCGCGGTGCAAGAATCGCGCGAGCGAGTAAAGACCGCTATTCAAAACGTCGAACTTTCGTATCCTTGGAAGCGATTGACGATCAATCTCGCCCCTGCCGATGTGCGCAAAGAGGGCCCATCGTTCGATCTTCCCATTGCGGTAGGACTCTTGGCGGCCTCTAGTCAAGCGCCTTTGGAATCTTTGGAGGGTTGTCTGTTCTCCGGCGAACTCTCCTTGGACGGCACGCTCCGACCGATCAACGGCGCTTTGTCAATGGCATTGATGGCGAAGGAGATGGGGTTTCGGCGCATGATCGTGCCTAAGGAGAATGCCGAGGAGGCGGCGGTCGTTCGAGAAGTGTCCGCTTACGGCGCGGGCGATTTGAGGGATGTTGTGCGAATTCTGCACGATTTCAGTTCCGAATCGCCCGCCTACGCCGACCTGGATGCCATTTTATCGAAGCTCCCTGAATATCCGGTCGATTTTGACGAGTTGAAGGGCCAGCCGGAGGCCCGGCGAGCCGCCGAGATCGCGGCCGCGGGCGGGCATAACATGCTGATGATCGGCCCTCCTGGGTCGGGCAAGACGATGATCGCCCGGCGGATGCCGACCATTTTGCCCAGCATGACGCTGGAAGAGGCCTTGGAGACCACTCGCATCTATAGCGCGGGAGGAGTCCTGAAGGCAAAGGGCGGTCTGATGACGGATCGACCGTTCCGGTCGCCGCATCACACGACTTCGTACGCTGCGGTGATCGGCGGCGGCGCCTCGCCAAGACCGGGCGAGGTGAGCCTGGCGCACAACGGCGCGCTCTTTCTGGACGAGTTGCCCGAGTTTAAGCGAGACGTGTTAGAGGCTTTGCGCCAACCGTTAGAAGACGGATTGGTCAGTATCGCTCGCGTACAGGCCAGCGCGACCTATCCGGCACGGTTTATGCTGTTGGCCGCCATGAACCCCTGTCCTTGCGGCTATTACGGGGATGCGCGCAAGGCCTGCTCCTGTTCGCCTTTTACTATACGGAAGTATCTTCAGCGCATTTCTGGGCCGTTGCTCGACCGTATCGACATTCATATCGAGGTTCCGCGCCTGAATGAGGACCATTTGTTGGGCCAGGCGACCGGAGAGGGCTCGGAGGCCATTCGCGATAGGGTCGAGAGGGCAAGAGCGCTGCAGTTGGAGCGGTTTAAGAACGAGAACGCATTCTGCAACGCTCAAATGAACGGTCGGATGTTGCGCGCCCATTGTCAACTGGACGCGGAGTCGCGGGATCAGTTGAAGGATTTGACGCGGGCGATGGGCTTCTCGGCTCGCGCATTGGACAGGCTGTTGAAAGTCGCTCGCACCATTGCCGACTTATCAGGCGATCCGGGCATACGCATCGAGCACTTGATGGAATCGGCGCAGTATCGCACGCTCGATCGGAAGTACTTTTTGGAATAA
- a CDS encoding universal stress protein codes for MEGERHILLAYKGSAADQAALRIVCRLAKSIRARITLVHVLEVPLSYEVDALDIPGLDDAEQRLEEAEKIARKLGIDLHADMIQSREAGMAIVGEAEEIAADLLVVTDSRRHRPLERPIGSTIRYLFQRAPCPVWTIYPSDEKAAF; via the coding sequence ATGGAAGGCGAACGACACATACTTCTGGCCTACAAAGGCAGCGCGGCAGATCAAGCGGCTCTCCGGATCGTCTGCCGTTTGGCCAAAAGCATCCGCGCCCGCATTACGCTCGTGCACGTCCTAGAGGTGCCGCTCTCCTACGAGGTCGATGCGTTAGACATTCCCGGCCTGGACGATGCCGAACAGCGATTAGAAGAGGCCGAAAAAATCGCCCGCAAACTGGGCATAGACCTGCACGCCGACATGATCCAATCCCGCGAAGCCGGAATGGCGATCGTGGGCGAGGCCGAAGAGATCGCCGCCGACCTCTTGGTTGTAACCGACAGCCGCCGCCACCGCCCCTTAGAACGCCCCATCGGCTCGACGATCCGCTACCTCTTCCAGCGCGCGCCCTGCCCGGTATGGACCATCTACCCCTCGGACGAAAAAGCGGCCTTTTGA
- a CDS encoding APC family permease codes for MLPLLRRILFGRPLASRRARHERLPKMLALPVFASDALSSSAYATEEMLLVLWMAGAAALSLTLPITGCIIALLAIVIFSYRQTVHAYPEGGGAFTVSRENLGDGFGLTAAAALLIGYLLTVAVSIAAGAAAVASAFPALQEHRTLLCLMFIALITIANLRGAKESGALFAPPTYGFVAVILFMVGFGAYRYFSGSVEPLPPKDPPGELRDLSFFLILTAFARGCAALTGTEAISDGVQAFKAPEAKNAAATLAYMGILLTLLFGGISWLARVLGVTPVGSHGEGAETLVSSIARLVFGGSGIDGFYYVVQGATALILILAANTAYVDFPRLSSILARAGFAPRQLANVGDRLVFTNGILVLGLLAGLTLWIVKGDTHALIPLYALGVFLSFTLSQSGMVARWLRIKGPGWKLYAAINGFGAITTAIVCVVQFLVNFESGSWAIAIAISIMVLALTKIKRHYDQFRRELSVENYEVREKLNVRVVVLAPRLDRGVAQAIEFARTIAEPEHIIALHVNIDPQAPSIYRRVVKRGPNLEAKLQFMHPAAQRLQDEWATKIKDIPLTIIDSEYRSLVAPVIEYLDKLIEEEKLDKAIVVIPEFHAAKTWHNLLHNQSGLMLKLALLNKPNVVVTNVRYRLSR; via the coding sequence ATGTTACCCCTGTTGCGCCGCATTTTGTTTGGCCGGCCGTTAGCCTCCAGACGGGCTCGACACGAGCGGCTTCCTAAGATGTTAGCGCTCCCCGTTTTCGCCTCCGACGCCCTCTCCAGTTCGGCCTACGCCACCGAAGAGATGCTCTTGGTCCTGTGGATGGCCGGCGCCGCGGCCTTAAGCCTTACCCTACCCATTACTGGTTGTATCATCGCCCTACTGGCCATCGTCATCTTTTCCTATCGCCAAACGGTACACGCCTACCCAGAGGGAGGCGGCGCGTTCACCGTCTCGCGCGAGAACTTGGGCGACGGCTTCGGCTTGACGGCCGCTGCGGCTCTTCTGATCGGGTACTTGCTGACTGTTGCCGTCAGCATCGCCGCAGGCGCGGCGGCGGTCGCGTCCGCATTCCCGGCCTTGCAGGAGCATCGAACGTTGCTGTGCCTGATGTTTATCGCGCTCATCACGATAGCCAATCTGCGCGGAGCCAAGGAATCGGGCGCCCTCTTCGCCCCGCCCACCTATGGGTTTGTGGCCGTCATCCTCTTTATGGTCGGGTTTGGAGCTTATCGATACTTTTCAGGCTCCGTCGAGCCGCTGCCCCCGAAGGATCCTCCGGGAGAACTTCGAGATTTAAGCTTCTTCTTGATTCTCACCGCCTTCGCTCGCGGCTGTGCGGCGCTGACTGGCACAGAGGCCATCTCCGACGGAGTGCAAGCCTTCAAAGCCCCCGAGGCCAAGAACGCCGCCGCCACGCTGGCCTATATGGGCATCTTGCTGACGCTGCTCTTCGGCGGGATCTCCTGGCTGGCCCGCGTCTTGGGCGTTACGCCCGTCGGATCGCACGGCGAAGGCGCCGAAACGCTCGTCTCCAGCATCGCTCGGTTGGTCTTTGGAGGGAGCGGAATCGACGGGTTCTATTACGTGGTCCAAGGGGCGACCGCCCTGATTCTGATCCTGGCCGCCAACACGGCCTATGTCGATTTCCCGCGACTGTCCTCCATCTTGGCGCGCGCCGGTTTTGCGCCCAGGCAACTGGCAAACGTTGGCGACCGATTGGTGTTCACCAACGGCATTCTCGTCCTTGGACTCCTGGCCGGCTTGACGCTTTGGATCGTGAAAGGCGATACCCATGCGCTGATCCCGCTCTATGCGCTGGGGGTCTTTCTCTCCTTTACCCTCTCCCAGTCCGGCATGGTGGCCCGCTGGCTTCGTATCAAGGGCCCAGGGTGGAAGCTCTACGCCGCGATCAACGGCTTCGGCGCCATTACCACCGCGATCGTCTGCGTCGTTCAGTTCCTGGTCAACTTCGAAAGCGGCTCTTGGGCCATCGCCATCGCCATATCGATCATGGTGCTCGCCCTGACCAAAATCAAACGCCATTACGACCAATTTCGACGAGAACTCTCGGTGGAAAACTACGAAGTCCGAGAAAAGTTGAACGTTCGAGTGGTCGTCCTGGCGCCCAGACTCGATAGAGGCGTCGCCCAAGCCATCGAATTCGCCCGCACCATTGCCGAACCCGAGCATATCATCGCCCTCCACGTCAACATAGACCCCCAAGCGCCCTCCATCTACCGTCGCGTGGTCAAACGCGGCCCGAATCTCGAGGCCAAACTGCAGTTTATGCACCCGGCGGCGCAGCGCCTGCAGGACGAATGGGCGACCAAGATCAAAGACATCCCGCTCACTATCATCGACTCCGAATATCGCTCCCTCGTCGCGCCCGTCATCGAATACCTCGACAAACTGATTGAGGAGGAGAAACTCGACAAGGCGATCGTGGTCATCCCCGAGTTCCATGCGGCTAAGACATGGCATAATCTGTTGCACAACCAGTCAGGTTTGATGCTCAAACTGGCCTTGCTCAATAAACCGAACGTGGTGGTCACCAACGTGCGATACCGGCTTTCAAGATAG
- a CDS encoding winged helix DNA-binding domain-containing protein, with protein sequence MINEKLWSWWFAKQGLDGSLAGASPKAVLEKSGWARTVGGSNPYIALFARAGIGKAQAEQSVADLQIHELPSARGCTYLIPKSDYALALIAAQGTGSKPGLSGVEKSLGVTEEELDRLMAMVLDALAKGALDSRGLRQSLGGAVRSLGDEGKKKGVVSTLPSALGRLQAVGKIRRVPVDGRLDHERYAYALWRPSPLDGSSLTFDEAMAELAKKYFRWIGPATAKQFQAFAGIGVKATQSALDAIGLMPIEPGSDYLICGDELDDFKAHRPPSKPQYSLVSSLDSIVLLRRDSASVVAQEDAGREVYGEKTTTSVGGLQDLPSHGIFDRGRLIGLWEFDPSVGKIERTLFVPEDAVLKAKIVEMERFVRDEIGDARSFSLDSPASREPRLAALRS encoded by the coding sequence ATGATAAACGAGAAGCTTTGGTCGTGGTGGTTTGCAAAGCAGGGATTGGACGGAAGCCTGGCAGGGGCTTCGCCCAAGGCGGTGTTGGAAAAGTCCGGTTGGGCGCGCACCGTGGGCGGCAGCAATCCCTATATCGCCCTGTTCGCCCGGGCCGGAATTGGAAAAGCGCAAGCCGAGCAATCGGTCGCCGACCTGCAGATTCACGAACTGCCCAGTGCCAGGGGCTGCACCTATCTGATCCCCAAGAGCGACTATGCGCTTGCACTGATTGCAGCGCAAGGCACGGGCTCGAAGCCGGGATTGTCCGGCGTGGAGAAGAGCCTGGGCGTTACGGAAGAGGAATTGGACCGGTTGATGGCGATGGTATTGGACGCCTTGGCGAAAGGGGCGCTCGATTCCCGCGGCTTAAGACAATCGCTAGGGGGCGCGGTGCGCAGTTTGGGGGACGAGGGCAAGAAGAAAGGCGTGGTCTCGACGCTGCCTTCGGCGCTGGGCCGTTTGCAGGCAGTCGGGAAGATTCGTCGCGTGCCGGTGGACGGGCGATTGGATCACGAACGGTATGCCTATGCGCTTTGGCGGCCCAGTCCTCTGGACGGTTCTTCGTTGACATTTGACGAAGCGATGGCCGAATTGGCCAAGAAGTACTTTCGATGGATCGGCCCAGCGACGGCCAAGCAGTTTCAGGCTTTTGCGGGCATTGGCGTCAAGGCGACGCAGTCCGCGCTGGACGCCATCGGTCTAATGCCGATCGAACCGGGGTCGGACTACTTGATATGCGGCGACGAACTGGACGACTTTAAGGCGCACAGACCGCCTTCTAAGCCTCAATACTCGTTGGTGTCCAGCCTCGATTCGATCGTGCTTTTGCGCCGAGATTCGGCGTCAGTAGTCGCTCAAGAAGACGCCGGGCGAGAGGTGTACGGCGAGAAGACGACGACCTCGGTGGGCGGATTGCAGGACCTGCCGAGCCACGGGATATTTGATCGAGGACGGCTTATCGGGCTTTGGGAGTTCGATCCGAGCGTTGGCAAGATAGAAAGAACGCTGTTTGTGCCGGAGGATGCCGTTCTAAAGGCCAAAATTGTCGAGATGGAGCGTTTTGTGCGCGACGAGATCGGGGATGCGCGCTCATTTAGTTTGGACAGTCCTGCTTCTCGAGAGCCAAGGCTTGCGGCGTTAAGAAGTTAA
- the fahA gene encoding fumarylacetoacetase, translating to MTPLNETHDPNLKSWVDSAQDSEFPVQNLPFGVFSPSSAEPRIGVAIGDRILDAREWAKNADLSETIKAALSRPTLNGFMSLGQESWSMVRLAISRALRQDGDRSAPLYKASDCTMHLPADIGDYTDFYASIYHATNVGALFRPDNPLLPNYKHIPIAYHGRASSVVPSGTPIKRPKGQTKADDAESPTYGPSRVLDYELEIGVFIGPGNQLGEPIDASQAEQQLFGLCLLNDWSARDLQKWEYQPLGPFLAKNFASTISPWIVTTEALAPFRCDPFQRPEGDPQPLSYLLPAGSGFDIHLEAQIAQADTEPMTLCRSNSKWLYWTIAQMIAHHTSNGCNLKPGDLIGTGTISGPDIESLGSLLELTRGGKQPFQLPNGESRRFLEDGDRIVLRARCERQGFASIGFGECSGEIVGA from the coding sequence ATGACCCCATTGAACGAAACCCATGATCCGAACCTCAAGAGTTGGGTCGATTCAGCCCAAGACAGCGAATTCCCTGTCCAAAACCTGCCCTTTGGCGTCTTTTCGCCGTCTTCCGCAGAACCCCGCATCGGCGTCGCGATAGGCGACCGTATCTTGGATGCGCGCGAGTGGGCCAAGAACGCCGATCTGTCCGAAACCATCAAAGCGGCGCTATCCCGTCCAACCCTAAATGGCTTCATGTCGCTGGGTCAAGAATCTTGGTCCATGGTCCGCCTGGCGATCAGCCGGGCCTTGCGCCAAGACGGCGATCGCAGCGCGCCGCTTTACAAAGCAAGCGATTGCACAATGCATCTTCCGGCAGACATTGGCGACTACACCGATTTCTATGCCTCGATCTATCACGCGACCAACGTCGGAGCGCTCTTTCGTCCCGACAACCCGCTCCTGCCCAACTATAAGCACATCCCCATCGCCTATCACGGCCGCGCTTCTTCGGTGGTGCCTTCTGGAACCCCGATCAAGCGTCCCAAAGGCCAGACCAAGGCCGACGACGCCGAATCGCCCACATATGGCCCCAGCCGCGTGCTCGATTACGAACTGGAGATCGGCGTCTTCATCGGCCCGGGCAATCAATTGGGCGAGCCGATCGACGCTAGTCAGGCCGAGCAGCAACTTTTCGGACTCTGCCTCCTCAATGACTGGTCTGCGCGAGACCTCCAAAAATGGGAGTATCAGCCCCTCGGCCCCTTCTTGGCCAAGAACTTTGCCTCCACGATCTCGCCATGGATCGTTACGACTGAAGCGCTGGCGCCTTTCCGATGCGACCCGTTCCAGCGCCCCGAAGGCGACCCTCAGCCATTGTCATACCTGTTGCCCGCAGGCAGCGGCTTCGACATCCATCTTGAAGCCCAAATCGCCCAGGCGGATACAGAGCCTATGACCCTCTGCCGATCAAACTCCAAATGGCTTTACTGGACCATCGCACAGATGATCGCCCATCACACAAGCAACGGCTGCAACCTAAAGCCGGGCGATCTCATAGGAACAGGCACGATCTCTGGCCCAGACATCGAAAGCCTGGGTTCCCTGCTCGAATTGACCCGCGGCGGCAAACAGCCCTTCCAACTGCCGAACGGAGAGTCGAGACGCTTCCTGGAAGATGGCGACCGCATCGTTCTCCGGGCAAGATGCGAGAGACAAGGATTTGCGTCGATAGGCTTTGGAGAATGCTCAGGCGAAATCGTGGGCGCTTAA
- a CDS encoding alcohol dehydrogenase catalytic domain-containing protein, whose amino-acid sequence MRQGYLIAPRALELRRVEPPSPGPGEVLVRARAALTCGTDLKTYRHGHARLPFGPFGHEGSGEVLEVGAGIERFKPGDAVVWTPTAPCKECPQCQKGRENLCRRLMESVVLGAFADFVLIHAKVAAVHLFRKPSGLRFETAAFTEPLACVIRAWRACEPLPGESVLILGGGTMAMLHLMEAKRRGLRATVAVRSPQKASVAQDLGASEVVAIKDAPLADLVIEATGSPEVWSLAPMLAEPGGKVLFYSGLTRDAMVNIAAERVHYEEVALIGAFHYTTQDAQEALRRLAEGEIDPEPLITERRSLDRLVETFEDLDQSRGAKYAFINDD is encoded by the coding sequence GTGAGGCAAGGTTATTTGATCGCTCCTCGGGCGCTGGAGTTGCGCCGCGTCGAACCGCCATCTCCTGGCCCGGGAGAGGTTTTGGTGCGGGCGCGCGCGGCGCTGACTTGCGGCACGGATTTGAAGACCTATCGGCACGGCCATGCGCGGTTGCCGTTCGGACCGTTTGGGCACGAGGGTTCTGGCGAGGTTTTAGAGGTTGGCGCAGGCATCGAACGGTTCAAACCGGGCGATGCGGTCGTGTGGACGCCGACCGCACCGTGCAAAGAGTGTCCACAGTGCCAAAAGGGGCGCGAGAACTTGTGCCGGCGGTTGATGGAGTCGGTCGTGCTGGGCGCCTTCGCCGACTTTGTGCTGATCCATGCGAAGGTTGCCGCGGTGCATCTCTTTCGCAAACCGAGCGGTTTGAGATTTGAGACGGCGGCCTTTACAGAGCCGTTAGCCTGCGTGATTCGGGCTTGGCGAGCGTGCGAGCCGTTGCCGGGCGAGTCTGTGCTGATCTTGGGCGGGGGCACGATGGCGATGCTTCACCTGATGGAGGCCAAACGCAGGGGGTTGCGCGCGACGGTTGCGGTTCGGTCGCCTCAAAAAGCATCTGTAGCACAAGATTTAGGCGCGTCGGAGGTGGTGGCCATTAAGGATGCGCCATTGGCCGACTTAGTGATCGAGGCGACCGGCAGCCCTGAAGTTTGGAGTTTGGCGCCGATGCTGGCGGAGCCGGGCGGAAAGGTTTTGTTCTATAGCGGGTTGACGAGAGACGCAATGGTCAATATCGCCGCAGAGAGGGTGCATTACGAAGAGGTTGCGCTGATCGGTGCGTTTCACTATACGACTCAAGACGCCCAGGAAGCGCTGCGTCGATTGGCAGAAGGCGAGATAGACCCGGAGCCGTTGATTACGGAGCGGAGGTCGTTAGATCGCCTTGTTGAGACATTTGAGGATTTGGATCAAAGCCGGGGGGCGAAGTACGCCTTTATCAACGATGATTAG